The sequence ACAGCTATCCCAACCCAAGGTTAAATACTTTTCTTGTTGAGGTTTCAAGACCGCTTTTGCCGCATCAATAGCCTGCGTAAAGTTGTGTTGATTGAGCTTACCATCGGCAAAATAGTTATTTAACCAAGTAACACAACCCATTTTAAAGCTATAAAGTAATTTAGCTTGGGCTTGTTCACCAATAATGAGTTCAGTGCTCGCACCGCCAATATCGACAACTAAACGATTACCTTGACCACTGCTGGTATAGGCAACGCCTTTGTAGATAAGCGCGGCTTCTTGTTCTCCGGAGATAATATTTACCGGATGAGCCAATATTTTTTCTGCTGTTGCCAGAAATTCTGCGACGTTGTTAGCAAGGCGTAATGTCGCCGTGCCCACAATGCGAATATTCGCCGTCGGAATATCTTGGAGTTGTTCTGCAAACAAACTTAAGCAGTCCCAACCTCGCTGTAATGCAGCTTGATCGAGATTGTTGTTTGCATCAAGGCCCGCCGCAAGTCTTACTTTGCGTTTTACTTTAGCAACAGTTTGTAAACTGTTGCTAATCTCGCGAACAACTAACATATGAAAGCTGTTTGAACCTAGGTCAATGACAGCATATAAATTTGACGAACTTTTTTGGCTCACACTAATCACTTATCTATAAACAAACTATGTTATTAATGGGTTTTGTTGTGCGTATTATGCTGACGTTGACCAGTACGACGTGTTTTACTACGATCGTTCATTGTGCGTGAATTACCTGGACGTGCACGTTTAGTGTGTACTGGTCGCGGTAAATCAGTTAACAATGCTGTTTTATCGTAATGACAAACAGGGATTGTACTTTCAATGTACTCTTCAATCGCAGGTAAATTATAAATGTATTTTTCACACGCGAAACTGATTGAATGACCTGTTGCACCTGCACGACCTGTACGGCCAATACGGTGTACGTAATCACCACAATTATCAGGTAAATCGTAGTTAAATACATGACTTACTGCTGGAATATGTAGACCACGTGCCGCAACGTCTGTTGCCACAAGAATGTCTAATTTACCTTGGGTAAACTGCTCAAGAATACTGTTACGTTTCTTTTGCGGGATATCACCGGTTAATAGACCAACACGATGTTTATCAGCAGCTAGGTGACCCCAAATGTCTTCACATTTGTGTTTGGTGTTAGCGAATACAATTGCGCGCTCTGGCCATTCTTCTTCGATTAACGTCTGTAATAAAGCCATCTTGTCATCATTAGATGGATGGAATAGCTCTTGAGTGATGGTGCTGCCTGTTACTTTTTCTGCTTCAACCGTGACTTCTTCTGGCTCATTCATGTGCTGGTAAGCAAGTTCACGAATATCCCAAGTAAAAGTGGCTGAGAATAGTAGGTTTAGGCGCTGTTTTGGGTCTGGCATTTTACGCATTAGATAGCGAATGTCTTTAATGAAACCTTGATCTAACATGCGATCGGCTTCATCTAATACTAATGCTTCAACACCGGATAAATCCATTGCTCTTTGTTTTTCAAAATCAATGATTCGGCCCACAGTACCAATAATAATATCGACACCGTTTGCAAGGTTTTCACGCTGAATATCGTAGCTTTCACCACCATAAACCAGACCCATTTTAAGGCCTGTTGCTTTGGCAATAGGTATAGCATCTTTATGAATTTGAATTGCAAGTTCACGAGTTGGCGCTAAGATGATAGCGCGAGGCTTATTTTTTGGACGATCTTCAGCGGCTGGCGTTTTCAATAAATGATGGAAAATCGCGGCTAAAAATGCAATCGTTTTGCCTGTACCTGTCTGTGCTTGACCGGCGACATCTTTACCTTTGATGGCAAATGGCAAGCTAAGCGCTTGAATTGGTGTACAATATTCGAAGCCTGACGCTTCTAACCCAGAAAGTACGTCGGCATTAAGGCCAAACTGGGAGAACTTATGTTCTGTAAGATGTTTTTTGCTCATTTAATTAGCATATCAGGTTAAGCTTGCATTAAGAACTTAAATCTATTGAAATAGAGCAATGAGTGCCACATATATGTAGTAACAAAATTATTTTTTATTGGAGTTATAAATGAGCGACAAAATTATCCAGCTAACTGATGCTGCTTTCGACACAGATGTACTATATTCTGAATTACCTGTACTAGTTGATTTCTGGGCTGAGTGGTGTGGACCTTGTAAAATGATCGCGCCAATCTTAAGCGAAGTAGCTGAAGAGTACGCAGGTAAAGTGACTATCGGTAAATTAAATATCGATCAAAACTCTGGTACGCCACCAAAATTTGGTATCCGCGGTATCCCGACTTTATTGTTATTTAAAAACGGTGCTGTAGCAGCAACGAAAGTTGGCGCATTATCAAAAGCGCAATTACAAAGTTTTCTAGACGAAAACCTGTAGTATAAAAAATACTGACGAGATTTTGTTTTTAAATCTTGTCAGTATGCTATTATTCAGTGGACGAATAAAAATATAAATGCTAATTTTACTGTGCGTTTATTGCTCTACGTACCGAATCAGGTACACAATCAATGATCCAATCATTGATTCAATAACTCAAATTATGGATTTATTACTTAGTTAATGAACCACACACTCGATCATTGATTCAAACCCTTTATCCTTGGTTGACATCCCGTTACGCAAAGGTCGCATAAGCTCGAACTCATCATTATGAATTTAACCGAATTAAAAAACACACCAGTTTCTGAACTTGTAAAACTGGGCGAATCTATGGGTCTAGAAAATCTGGCTCGCTTAAGAAAACAAGACATCATTTTTTCTATCCTAAAAGCTCACGCGAAAAGCGGTGAAGACATTTTTGGTCATGGTGTTTTAGAGATTTTGCAGGATGGCTTTGGTTTCTTGCGTTCAGCAGATAGCTCGTATCTCGCCGGTCCTGATGATATTTATGTATCACCAAGTCAGATCCGTCGCTTTAACTTGCGAACGGGTGATACTGTAGGTGGTAAGATACGACCGCCGAAAGATGGCGAACGTTATTTTGCTCTACTCAAGATTAACGAAGTAAACTTTGACCGCCCAGAAAACTCTCGTAATAAAATCCTCTTTGAAAACCTTACTCCAATCCATCCAAATGAACGTTTACGTTTAGAACGTGGTAATGGTAGTACCGAAGATATCACTGCACGTATCCTTGATTTAAGTGCGCCGATCGGTAAAGGTCAACGTGGTCTTATTGTGGCACCGCCGAAAGCCGGTAAAACAATGTTATTACAAAACATTGCTTCTTCAATTGCATTAAACCATCCTGACGCAACCTTAATGGTATTGCTCATTGATGAACGCCCAGAAGAAGTAACCGAAATGCAGCGTTTGGTTCGTGGTGAAGTAATTGCTTCAACATTTGATGAGCCTGCTAACCGCCACGTACAAGTTGCGGAAATGATGATCGAAAAAGCAAAACGTCTTGTAGAACACAAGAAAGACGTGATCATCTTACTGGATTCTGTAACGCGTCTAGCACGTGCTTACAATACAGTTACACCGTCATCAGGTAAGATCTTATCTGGTGGTGTTGATGCAAATGCTTTACACCGTCCGAAACGTTTCTTTGGTGCTGCGCGTAATGTTGAAGAAGGTGGTTCTTTAACTATTATTGCAACAGCATTGATCGACACCGGTTCGAAAATGGATGAAGTAATTTACGAAGAATTTAAAGGTACTGGTAACCAAGAGTTACACCTTAACCGTAAAATCGCTGAGCGCCGTATTTATCCTGCGATTGATTTCACTCGTTCGGGTACGCGTCGTGAAGAGTTATTAGCAGATAAAGCTGAGCTACAGAAAATGTGGATCCTACGTAAAATAATCCACCCAATGGGCGAGATTGATGCGATGGAATTCCTGATTGATAAGCTGGCGATGACGAAAACAAATGATCAATTCTTCGATGCGATGAAGAAACAAAAATCATAATCGTTTAGGTTAATAGCCTGTGATTAATATTTAAAATAAGCGCCATATATTTTGTTTTCATAACAAGTGTATGGCGTTTTTTTTGCCAAAAATAGCATGGAACCGTTTATGAAATATAAAGATCTAAGAGACTTTATTGCTTTGCTTGAAAGTAAAGGTCAGCTAAAACGTATTAAACAAGAAATTGACCCGTATTTAGAAATGACAGAAATTTGTGATCGCACATTAAAAGCAGGCGGTCCGGCGTTATTATTTGAAAATCCGAAAGGCCATACTATGCCGGTATTGGGCAACCTTTTTGGTACACCCGATCGTGTTGCAATGGGGATGGGTCGCGAGAGTCTAAGCGAGCTACGTGAAGTAGGTCAGTGGTTATCTTATTTAAAAGAACCTGAACCGCCTAAAGGCTTTAAAGAATTAATGGAAAAAGTGCCTATCTTTAAACAGGTATTAAACATGCCAACTAAAAGATTGCGTAAAGCACCTTGCCAAGAAATTATCTTAACGGGTGATGACGTCGACTTATCTAAAATACCGGTACAACATTGTTGGCCTGGTGACGTTGCACCATTGATTACTTGGGGTCTAACGATTACCCAAGGGCCTTACAAGAAACGCCAGAACTTAGGTATTTACCGTCAACAAGTACTGAGTAAGAACAAGGTCATCATGCGTTGGTTATCCCATCGTGGTGGCGCGCTAGACTTTAAAGAATTCCAAGAATTAAACCCAGGTGAAAACTATCCAGTGTCAGTGGCGCTAGGCGCAGATCCGGCTACGATTCTAGGTGCGGTCACACCGGTACCTGATTCACTTTCTGAATATGCGTTTGCTGGATTACTGCGTGGCAGTCGTACTGAAGTGGTTAAATCTATTTCTAATGATCTCGAAGTACCTGCTGGTGCGGAAATCATTTTAGAAGGTTATATCGCACCGGGTGAAATGGCTGAAGAGGGCCCTTACGGTGATCATACTGGTTACTATAATGAAACCGATTCATTCCCAGTGTTTACGGTTACGCACATTACGATGCGCAAAGATGCTATTTACCATTCTACTTACACGGGTCGTCCTGCCGATGAACCTGCAGTATTAGGTGTCGCGTTGAATGAAGTGTTCGTACCTATTTTGCAAAAGCAGTTTCCTGAAATTGTCGATTTTTACTTACCGCCAGAAGGTTGCTCATACCGCATGGCGATTGTCACGATTAAGAAGCAATATCCGGGTCATGCTAAACGTGTGATGTTGGGGGTTTGGTCTTTCTTACGCCAGTTCATGTATACCAAGTTTGTGATCGTGTGTGATGATGATATTAATGCGCGTGATTGGAATGATGTTATTTGGGCTATTACCACGCGTATGGACCCTGCACGTGATACCACGATGATTGAACATACGCCAATTGATTACCTTGATTTTGCATCTCCAGTATCTGGTCTTGGTTCAAAAATGGGTATGGATGCCACGAATAAATGGCCTGGTGAGACCGATCGCGAATGGGGAGAGCCAATTGTGATGGATGAAAAGGTTAAGCAACGAGTCGATGATTTATGGGACGAATTAGGTATTTTGTGATATAAATGAGCTAGATCATAAAAATTCGTGCTTGTCAGAGATTAAGATTGAAAGGGAATGTATGTTAAGAATTAAGTGTGAAGTGACGTTATTAGAGTCTTATACAGATACTGTATTTAACGTGAAATTGAAACCTGAGCAGAAGGTGGATTTTCAAGCTGGACAATATCTAATGGTGGTCATGGCAGAAGATGACAAGCGCCCATTTTCAATTGCTTCTAATCCGAGTAATGATGAAATTTTAGAATTGCACATTGGTGCATCAGAACAAAATTCATATGCAATGCAAGTTGTTGAACGTTTAAAATCAGGTTCTGTTGAAGTTGAACTACCTGGCGGTAATGCAGGACTAAGAGAAGATTCTGAGCGTCCTTTAGTATTAATTGCTGGCGGTACAGGTTTCTCGTATACAAAATCGATTTTAGAACGTGCGGTTGAAGTGAGTAAACGTCCTATTTCATTGTATTGGGGCGCTCGTGAAGAGTCGCATTTATATGCTTTTTCATTAGCACAAGAATTAGCGGATGCGCATCCACAGGTAACGTTTATTCCTGTTGTTGAAACTGCACCTGCAGAATGGTCTGGTAAAATAGGTCAAGTTCATCAAGTCGTCATGGCTGATGTTGCTGACTTAGCTGCTTGTGATATTTATATCGCTGGTCGTTTTGAAATGGCGGGGGCTGCACGTACTGATTTTGCACCACTTGGCGTAAAAGAACATTTATATGGCGATGCATTTGAATTTATTTAGGTGCTGCTAGCGACCATTAATAGATACTGAAAATGTATTAGGAATGGTTATTGGTCATCTATATTGATAATAATGTATTGGTAATAAAAAAGCCGTAACATCAGTTACGGCTTTTTTAATATCTTCAATTTAACGATAACTCACGAATCTTGTTGATGGAAGCTCAAGCTTTGTTTGTAAGTTGCATTCGCATCATTAATGCGGCCTAGCTTTTCGTATGCCTGCGCGAGTGCTGCATAAGCCGAGGTCGATGGAGATTGACTCATACCTTGGCTTAATTCTTCAACAGCGTCGCTCCAGCGTCCTTCTTTCACCATTAACTGGCCAATACACACCGCTAACAAGCCAGAACCTTCACGACTTTTTTGCAGGCGTTTAAGACGTTCAATTAATGCATGGTGATCTGTTAAGTTTAATTGTGGCGTTAGCGTGATTAACTCAGGATAAAACTCATTACTTAATGCGTCCATAATTAGCAGGTACGCAGACTGATCATCATTACGACCCATCAATAGGTTTGCTGTTTCAGCCAAATAACGACCATCATGTTTTAGTGCTTTAGGGAGTGAGCTCCAAGTATCAAGTAGGCCTGTACTGCCTTGTTGTTTTGCTACTTCACCTAAGTGCTGGAAGTGACTACTTTTACGGAGTTCATCAGCTTCATTTACGGTCAATAATTTTTGTTTTTGTAATGGTGTAATAAGGTTGAGTAATTGACCCCACTCTTTTCTTTCTATACACACATTTTTAAATAAAGCTAAGACCACTTTGTTTTTAGGGTGCTGGTCATGTAATGACGAGAGTGAGGCAAATGCTTGCTCAAATTGTAATTGTTCAACTTGTAATTTAGCCTGTGTTAGTTCCACTGCAAAGGTATTTTTATCGGCATTTTTGTGGGCTAATAATAAATACTCATCACGCTTTGCTTCGTTACCAAGACCTTGTGCTGATTGTGCTGCAGCAAGGTAGTTTAATACAGGGACTTGTGCTTTTTTAGCTGCTTTAAGGGTTAATGTTTCTGCTCGCTTAAAGTCACCACTGGCTAGCGCTAAAATACCTTTTTCAGTTTGTATTTTTGCTCGCGCTTGATGATAACGATTAAACCAACCTAAGCTGTGCGTCAGTCTATTGATTAATGCTTCGATAGCTAGCAGCGCAAAGTAGAAACCAACAACCATGATCACGGCGCTACTCACCGTTGCATCAATGATATAGTCTCCGGCTGCGATCATTACGTAGCCTTTATTGCCCATTAAGTAAGGAGCAGCGATTGCACCTGCAAGAAGCAGTGCGATTAATACGATAAATCTAACCATGTTCTCTGCCTCCGCTTATTCTGCGCTAGTGTTATTTGCTAATGAATTGATTTTTCGATCTCGAATTGTCGTCTGAATCAACGCTGCACTTTTTAACTTGCTTGGGTATGTTGCCGTAATTGTTGTTTCTTTTAGCGTATTGAGCGTTGTTAACATCGCTTGAGTTGCTGGTTGATTGACATCGTAATAGCGCTTAATCCAAGCGCTTGCTGTTTTCAGTGCAAGCTTAAATTTAGCTTGGTCTTGACGATATACAGCTAATTCAGCTTGTAGTAGCTGAGTTTTCAGGTTTTCAGTTAAATACCAAGCTGTTTGTGGTGAAAGCAGCGCATCGACAGAGTTGTCTTGGCGACGTATCGTAATGAAATTGGCGCTGAATGACTGCCACGATTTAGTTAAGTTTTCTTTCCAATCCGAGCTATTATTAGATAATTCTTTATCGGTTTTAACGATATCAGGACGAGTTAAACCCGCTAAGACGAGGTTATCGACTTCTTCAGCTTGGATAGCCAGTTTTAATGCTAAGCCATCGTGGTCAATACGCGGTAATTTAGACAGGGTAGCAATGTCTTGCTCAATCACTTTACGCAGTGGTAATAAACTTGGATCGTTTAATTGTGTAAGACGGCGGCTTGCCGATGACAGCAGTGTTAGGCTGGTATCAATGTCTTGTTCTAATGCAATTTTACGACCTGCGATACGAATTAAGTATTCCGCTTCAGCAAGCATCCATTCATTCGGATTACGCATTTTTAAGTTAGCGATCGCAAGTTGTACCGTTTCAAGTTGTGAATTCGTTAGCTTTTCACTTGCTTTAATATCGGTAACTTGCTGTGTGGTTTGTTTTAATTGACTCGCAACAGTTTGTTTATTTTCGCTTAGTTGTAGGCGAAGTGACTGTTGGCTGTCTTTTTGATCTTGTAGCTGCGCTTGTAATGTTGCCATGACTTGCTGCTGAATTTGATTCTGCTGATGGCTATGGTAATAAAGACCCGCACCAAGACCAAGCGTTAATAGTATTGCTACCGCACCAGTGATCACGCCAGCTTTAGTTGCTGGCTTACTTTCCTTTGTAATCGAGTCTGATGAGTCAATCATGCCTTTCGTTGGTTTAGCCTCGGCATTTTGACTATTATTTTTTTTATCTGTCATTTAGCTTATTCCTATCTGCATATCCAATTGCTTAACAGCATTAAATAATGAATTATTTGATGCACCACTAGCAATGGTGACGTGTTCTATTCCTAAGCCATGAGCAAGTGCTGCAATTCGTTGGCTAGGAACAATAAAGTGTAAGTTTAATATCCACGGTAACGCTGTATAGGGTATTGTTTTAATCAGGTTACTGAGGATTTCACCGCTAGTGATAATAACACTATTAATAGCGAATTGTTGCCACTTATTAATCAGTACCTCTGGATCGTAATCAGGTACAGAGCGTTGATAAACTTCACAATATGTCACGTTTGCGGTGCGTTTAGTTAGATCTTCGGCCATGGTTTCTCGGCCACCATTACCACGAAGAATAACGATATTTTTGTCTGTCACTGATACGTTAGCAAGTAGTTTTAATACGCCTTCGCTATCATGTGTATCGGGTATTTCTACGTGATTAACGCCGTATTTCAGCCAGCTTTTCGCTGTCGTTGGACCGACTGATATATAGTTAATCCGCTGTGGCCATGTTTTATTTTCGAGGATTAAACTGCTATTGGCATACTCTACGGCATTATCGCTTATGGCAATAATATAGTCACCGGGCTGTAATTTTTCCAGTAATGAACTAACTTTATCAAATTGCTGGCCAGAGGAAATGTCGATAAACGGACAGCATAAGGCTGCGCCATGGGCAGCCTTAATCTGACGAGCAAGTTGCTCGCCTTTTACGTGTGGGCGAGTTATTAACGCCCTGATTTTCATGCGTCTGCGTTATTGTAAACTTCAGTTAAAATTTCTTTTGCACCTTGCGCAAGTAGGGTATCGGCAAGTGCTAAACCTAATTGGCGGGCATTTTTACGGTCGCCACGGATTTCTGCGCGGATAACTTCAGTACCATCAGGCTTACCAACAAGGCCGCGTAACCACAGTTCGTCACCGTCGATTAGCGCATAACTACCGATTGGTACCTGGCAACCACCTTCCAGCGCTAAGTTCATTGCGCGTTCTGCCCATACTCGATCACTCGTTAAAGGGTGATTTAGAGGTGCTAGGATTGCTTTTACACGTTCATCATCAACGCGACATTCAATGCCTACAGCACCTTGACCTACAGCGGGTAGACTTTGCTCTGGCTCAATGTAGCTAGCAATACGGTATTCCATATCCAGGCGTTTAAGACCTGCTGCTGCAAGAATAATGGCGTCATAATCTTTATTATCAAGCTTGTTTAAACGGGTGTTAACATTACCGCGTAAATTCATGATTTTTAGATCTGGGCGCGCTTCACTTAGTTGGCATTCGCGACGTAAGCTACATGTTCCTACGATTGCACCTGGTGGTAATTCTTCAATTTTTTTGTAAGTGTTTGAAACGAAAGCGTCACGAGGATCTTCACGCTCACAAATAACTTCTAGGCCTAAACCTTCTGGAAATTCAACTGGCACGTCTTTCATTGAATGCACGGCAATATCTGCACGGTTCTCAAGCATTGCAACTTCAAGTTCTTTTACAAAAAGGCCTTTACCACCCACTTTTGCTAATGGCGTATCTAAAATGATGTCACCTTTCGTTACCATTGGAATTAGTTCCACGGTAAGGTTTTGATGGATCGATTCTAGACGTGCTTTTACATATTCAGCTTGCCACATTGCAAGTGGACTTTTACGGGTTGCAATTCTTAGTGTTTCAGTAGCCATGATATTTCCAAATTTAACTAGATTGACTAAATATTAACAGATTTCATTGGTTAATGGTTGATCTAAGATGGGGTTATTTGTAAAAAATAGCGCTAATTTAACCACTCGATAACATATGAAATCGGATTGAAAGTAGCTGGTTGTTTAATGAGAACAGCGACTATCGTTTAAAACTATAGGAGGGCGATTGGGTCTGTGTGGTGGGTTATTACGCTGCTGCTTACTCTACGGCAGCGTAATATATTCGTTAGGAGTTATTAGGCGTCATTAGTCGCTATTAATCGCAATTGAGGCGAAATGCTTTATGGCTTTTTTTGATGTGCTGCTTAATATCGCCCAGCACGGTTTTAACTTCCCCTTTTGATGTTGCGTCTTGCAGCTGAGTAAAGAGGCTTGTTAATTTTTCAATACCTTGTTGGTAAGCCATGTGTTGCATGTGAGTACTATGATCCATACCTTCCATGCCTTCCATGTCTTTCATATTCGCCATGTTGCTGTGGTCCATACCTTCCATGTTTTTCATATTCGCCATGTTGCTGTGGTCCATACCTTCCATGTTTTTCATATTCGCCATGTTGCTGTGGTCCATGCCTTTCATGTCTTTCATATTCGCCATGTTGCTGTGGTCCATACCTTCCATGTCTTTCATATTCGCCATGTTGCTGTGGTCCATACCTTCCATGTTTTTCATATTCGCCATGTTACTGTGGTCCATTCTTTTCATTGAGGACATTTTCTGCTGTAGTTTCAAAGGGATTTCACTTTTGGCTTTCGCACTGTTGGCCAGTAATTTAGCCAGATTCACTTGCATTTCGGCTTGGTCATCACGTTTGAATGCGCCGACATAAGCTTTTAAATCATC is a genomic window of Moritella sp. F3 containing:
- the rho gene encoding transcription termination factor Rho: MNLTELKNTPVSELVKLGESMGLENLARLRKQDIIFSILKAHAKSGEDIFGHGVLEILQDGFGFLRSADSSYLAGPDDIYVSPSQIRRFNLRTGDTVGGKIRPPKDGERYFALLKINEVNFDRPENSRNKILFENLTPIHPNERLRLERGNGSTEDITARILDLSAPIGKGQRGLIVAPPKAGKTMLLQNIASSIALNHPDATLMVLLIDERPEEVTEMQRLVRGEVIASTFDEPANRHVQVAEMMIEKAKRLVEHKKDVIILLDSVTRLARAYNTVTPSSGKILSGGVDANALHRPKRFFGAARNVEEGGSLTIIATALIDTGSKMDEVIYEEFKGTGNQELHLNRKIAERRIYPAIDFTRSGTRREELLADKAELQKMWILRKIIHPMGEIDAMEFLIDKLAMTKTNDQFFDAMKKQKS
- the rhlB gene encoding ATP-dependent RNA helicase RhlB — translated: MSKKHLTEHKFSQFGLNADVLSGLEASGFEYCTPIQALSLPFAIKGKDVAGQAQTGTGKTIAFLAAIFHHLLKTPAAEDRPKNKPRAIILAPTRELAIQIHKDAIPIAKATGLKMGLVYGGESYDIQRENLANGVDIIIGTVGRIIDFEKQRAMDLSGVEALVLDEADRMLDQGFIKDIRYLMRKMPDPKQRLNLLFSATFTWDIRELAYQHMNEPEEVTVEAEKVTGSTITQELFHPSNDDKMALLQTLIEEEWPERAIVFANTKHKCEDIWGHLAADKHRVGLLTGDIPQKKRNSILEQFTQGKLDILVATDVAARGLHIPAVSHVFNYDLPDNCGDYVHRIGRTGRAGATGHSISFACEKYIYNLPAIEEYIESTIPVCHYDKTALLTDLPRPVHTKRARPGNSRTMNDRSKTRRTGQRQHNTHNKTH
- a CDS encoding heme biosynthesis HemY N-terminal domain-containing protein, which encodes MVRFIVLIALLLAGAIAAPYLMGNKGYVMIAAGDYIIDATVSSAVIMVVGFYFALLAIEALINRLTHSLGWFNRYHQARAKIQTEKGILALASGDFKRAETLTLKAAKKAQVPVLNYLAAAQSAQGLGNEAKRDEYLLLAHKNADKNTFAVELTQAKLQVEQLQFEQAFASLSSLHDQHPKNKVVLALFKNVCIERKEWGQLLNLITPLQKQKLLTVNEADELRKSSHFQHLGEVAKQQGSTGLLDTWSSLPKALKHDGRYLAETANLLMGRNDDQSAYLLIMDALSNEFYPELITLTPQLNLTDHHALIERLKRLQKSREGSGLLAVCIGQLMVKEGRWSDAVEELSQGMSQSPSTSAYAALAQAYEKLGRINDANATYKQSLSFHQQDS
- a CDS encoding copper resistance protein CopA, with the protein product MFKQLTIAITLSAALSSPAFAHEDGDGHCKDTQLGNMMSAMSDDLKAYVGAFKRDDQAEMQVNLAKLLANSAKAKSEIPLKLQQKMSSMKRMDHSNMANMKNMEGMDHSNMANMKDMEGMDHSNMANMKDMKGMDHSNMANMKNMEGMDHSNMANMKNMEGMDHSNMANMKDMEGMEGMDHSTHMQHMAYQQGIEKLTSLFTQLQDATSKGEVKTVLGDIKQHIKKSHKAFRLNCD
- the ubiD gene encoding 4-hydroxy-3-polyprenylbenzoate decarboxylase, whose protein sequence is MKYKDLRDFIALLESKGQLKRIKQEIDPYLEMTEICDRTLKAGGPALLFENPKGHTMPVLGNLFGTPDRVAMGMGRESLSELREVGQWLSYLKEPEPPKGFKELMEKVPIFKQVLNMPTKRLRKAPCQEIILTGDDVDLSKIPVQHCWPGDVAPLITWGLTITQGPYKKRQNLGIYRQQVLSKNKVIMRWLSHRGGALDFKEFQELNPGENYPVSVALGADPATILGAVTPVPDSLSEYAFAGLLRGSRTEVVKSISNDLEVPAGAEIILEGYIAPGEMAEEGPYGDHTGYYNETDSFPVFTVTHITMRKDAIYHSTYTGRPADEPAVLGVALNEVFVPILQKQFPEIVDFYLPPEGCSYRMAIVTIKKQYPGHAKRVMLGVWSFLRQFMYTKFVIVCDDDINARDWNDVIWAITTRMDPARDTTMIEHTPIDYLDFASPVSGLGSKMGMDATNKWPGETDREWGEPIVMDEKVKQRVDDLWDELGIL
- the fre gene encoding NAD(P)H-flavin reductase, with amino-acid sequence MLRIKCEVTLLESYTDTVFNVKLKPEQKVDFQAGQYLMVVMAEDDKRPFSIASNPSNDEILELHIGASEQNSYAMQVVERLKSGSVEVELPGGNAGLREDSERPLVLIAGGTGFSYTKSILERAVEVSKRPISLYWGAREESHLYAFSLAQELADAHPQVTFIPVVETAPAEWSGKIGQVHQVVMADVADLAACDIYIAGRFEMAGAARTDFAPLGVKEHLYGDAFEFI
- a CDS encoding uroporphyrinogen-III C-methyltransferase, coding for MTDKKNNSQNAEAKPTKGMIDSSDSITKESKPATKAGVITGAVAILLTLGLGAGLYYHSHQQNQIQQQVMATLQAQLQDQKDSQQSLRLQLSENKQTVASQLKQTTQQVTDIKASEKLTNSQLETVQLAIANLKMRNPNEWMLAEAEYLIRIAGRKIALEQDIDTSLTLLSSASRRLTQLNDPSLLPLRKVIEQDIATLSKLPRIDHDGLALKLAIQAEEVDNLVLAGLTRPDIVKTDKELSNNSSDWKENLTKSWQSFSANFITIRRQDNSVDALLSPQTAWYLTENLKTQLLQAELAVYRQDQAKFKLALKTASAWIKRYYDVNQPATQAMLTTLNTLKETTITATYPSKLKSAALIQTTIRDRKINSLANNTSAE
- the hemC gene encoding hydroxymethylbilane synthase, which encodes MATETLRIATRKSPLAMWQAEYVKARLESIHQNLTVELIPMVTKGDIILDTPLAKVGGKGLFVKELEVAMLENRADIAVHSMKDVPVEFPEGLGLEVICEREDPRDAFVSNTYKKIEELPPGAIVGTCSLRRECQLSEARPDLKIMNLRGNVNTRLNKLDNKDYDAIILAAAGLKRLDMEYRIASYIEPEQSLPAVGQGAVGIECRVDDERVKAILAPLNHPLTSDRVWAERAMNLALEGGCQVPIGSYALIDGDELWLRGLVGKPDGTEVIRAEIRGDRKNARQLGLALADTLLAQGAKEILTEVYNNADA
- a CDS encoding uroporphyrinogen-III synthase, with the translated sequence MKIRALITRPHVKGEQLARQIKAAHGAALCCPFIDISSGQQFDKVSSLLEKLQPGDYIIAISDNAVEYANSSLILENKTWPQRINYISVGPTTAKSWLKYGVNHVEIPDTHDSEGVLKLLANVSVTDKNIVILRGNGGRETMAEDLTKRTANVTYCEVYQRSVPDYDPEVLINKWQQFAINSVIITSGEILSNLIKTIPYTALPWILNLHFIVPSQRIAALAHGLGIEHVTIASGASNNSLFNAVKQLDMQIGIS
- the trxA gene encoding thioredoxin TrxA; this translates as MSDKIIQLTDAAFDTDVLYSELPVLVDFWAEWCGPCKMIAPILSEVAEEYAGKVTIGKLNIDQNSGTPPKFGIRGIPTLLLFKNGAVAATKVGALSKAQLQSFLDENL